The following proteins are co-located in the Brevibacillus laterosporus DSM 25 genome:
- a CDS encoding CoA-disulfide reductase, protein MKIIIIGGVAAGMSAAAKAKRMHKDAEIIVYEMTEEVSFGACGLPYFVGNFFENPNQMIARTKEQFADSGILVHTKHQVTSLHPQTKTIRVKSLKTDQEFDDQYDKVMIATGASAVVPPFDNKDLVNIFTLKSMQDGVALKEIAMKPDYKRVVVIGGGYIGMEVVEAMQNLGKEVRLIQADSRVLPETFDEEITEIMSEGILRKGVLLHTEERVQGFVGEMRVERVITDQGQYPADIVVIATGVRPNTQFLKETGITMLENGALVINGHGETSLPDVYAAGDCATVYHLVKKQSVYIPLATTANKLGRIVGENLVGHNSHFPGTLGSACIKVLDLEAGRTGLSEKEAKELGLSYNTIMIRDKNQTNYYPGQVDIHVKLIYDAKTKVILGGQIIGKQGAVLRVDVLAAAIHNKMTTEDLGMLDLCYSPPFSRTWDVLNIAGNVAK, encoded by the coding sequence ATGAAAATTATTATTATTGGTGGCGTTGCAGCCGGTATGAGTGCGGCAGCTAAAGCAAAGCGAATGCATAAAGACGCAGAGATTATTGTCTATGAAATGACGGAAGAGGTATCGTTTGGTGCATGTGGGTTGCCTTATTTCGTGGGAAATTTCTTTGAGAACCCTAACCAAATGATAGCCCGTACAAAAGAGCAATTTGCAGATTCGGGGATTTTGGTCCATACGAAGCATCAAGTGACTTCGCTTCATCCACAGACGAAAACCATTCGAGTAAAATCGTTAAAAACCGATCAAGAGTTTGATGATCAATATGACAAGGTTATGATTGCTACGGGAGCGTCTGCGGTTGTACCTCCGTTTGATAACAAAGACCTTGTGAACATTTTCACGCTAAAGAGTATGCAGGATGGTGTAGCCTTAAAAGAAATAGCAATGAAGCCTGATTATAAACGAGTAGTGGTCATCGGTGGGGGTTATATCGGGATGGAAGTCGTGGAAGCTATGCAAAATCTAGGGAAAGAGGTACGATTGATCCAAGCAGATAGCCGTGTGCTTCCTGAAACATTCGATGAAGAAATCACCGAGATCATGTCCGAAGGAATTCTTCGTAAAGGTGTACTTTTACATACGGAAGAGCGTGTGCAGGGTTTTGTCGGAGAAATGAGAGTAGAGCGTGTAATAACGGATCAGGGTCAATATCCAGCTGATATCGTAGTGATAGCTACCGGTGTGCGTCCGAACACGCAATTTCTTAAAGAGACAGGGATTACTATGCTGGAAAATGGAGCGCTTGTAATTAATGGGCATGGAGAGACTTCTCTTCCAGATGTCTATGCCGCTGGGGATTGTGCCACGGTCTATCATTTGGTAAAAAAGCAATCAGTCTACATCCCGTTAGCCACCACAGCCAATAAACTAGGGCGCATTGTAGGAGAAAATCTTGTGGGTCATAACAGCCATTTTCCCGGAACATTAGGCTCTGCCTGCATAAAGGTACTAGATTTGGAAGCAGGTCGTACAGGACTTTCAGAAAAGGAAGCAAAGGAGCTGGGGCTTTCCTATAACACAATCATGATTCGTGACAAAAATCAGACCAATTATTATCCGGGTCAGGTAGACATTCATGTGAAACTGATTTATGATGCAAAGACAAAGGTCATTCTTGGTGGACAAATCATTGGGAAACAAGGGGCTGTCTTACGGGTTGATGTGCTCGCAGCTGCCATTCACAACAAGATGACAACTGAAGATTTAGGAATGCTTGATCTATGCTACTCTCCACCATTTTCCCGAACATGGGATGTGCTTAATATAGCGGGGAATGTAGCAAAATGA
- a CDS encoding MFS transporter: MNFHKTIVSLNRWIYDYPYQQVSIENGWRLGGFLLYAQMKVRLGLLSVSHLANDFFNGVLVAILPLLHLYYGLTYTQMSLLVLVNNLFGGFFQPFLALFSDQREKPWFIPLGFLMLGTGIYAISWSGNFYWLLFAVMIASLGSAAYHPDANKCVHQLPGLQRGTIQSIFQIGGNAGMALAPLSLWFLSLTGLGGTIWLYSIAMVFACVFFFFAKRNGALQVKNNLLEATEKPPIKPGLKALVTVIACRTLANAGIVMFFPLFLIATYGTKESDVWVYSFLFLLGGAIGTLAGGSLGDRFGMRRVLQLSLILSAPLALLLPWMNGFTAMLLLFTLGLVLMSTFSVAVVFAQDLMPKRAGMASSLVIGFTGGLSGICLLVLGMLADRIGLFPILCVILAMPAIGAFLCFTLPHDRISHQTPNM, encoded by the coding sequence TTGAATTTTCACAAAACGATTGTATCTCTAAATAGATGGATATATGATTATCCATATCAACAAGTATCTATAGAAAATGGATGGCGATTAGGGGGATTCCTTTTGTATGCACAAATGAAAGTCAGATTAGGTCTATTAAGTGTCTCTCATCTGGCTAATGATTTTTTTAACGGCGTTCTTGTAGCCATTTTACCTTTACTTCATCTGTATTACGGACTTACCTACACCCAAATGAGTTTACTTGTACTAGTAAACAATCTATTCGGTGGTTTTTTCCAACCATTTCTCGCATTATTTTCAGACCAACGTGAAAAACCGTGGTTCATTCCTCTAGGATTTCTTATGCTAGGTACTGGCATTTACGCGATTTCATGGAGTGGCAATTTTTATTGGTTATTATTCGCAGTCATGATCGCTTCTCTCGGATCAGCGGCGTATCATCCTGACGCTAACAAATGCGTTCATCAACTACCAGGCTTGCAACGTGGTACCATTCAATCCATCTTTCAAATTGGTGGGAATGCAGGAATGGCTTTGGCCCCGCTGAGTTTGTGGTTCCTCTCCCTGACCGGTCTTGGTGGAACGATCTGGTTGTATAGCATCGCAATGGTGTTTGCTTGTGTCTTTTTCTTTTTTGCAAAGAGAAATGGAGCCTTGCAAGTCAAAAACAACCTCCTTGAAGCTACAGAAAAACCACCCATTAAGCCTGGTCTTAAGGCTTTAGTTACAGTGATCGCCTGTAGAACCTTAGCCAATGCAGGAATTGTCATGTTCTTTCCCCTTTTTCTAATAGCTACCTATGGCACGAAAGAATCGGATGTATGGGTCTACAGCTTTCTTTTCTTACTAGGTGGAGCAATCGGCACGCTAGCTGGAGGATCATTAGGTGACCGTTTTGGCATGCGCCGAGTTCTCCAATTGTCTCTCATCCTTAGTGCACCCCTTGCCTTGCTTCTCCCGTGGATGAATGGCTTTACAGCGATGCTTCTGCTGTTTACACTCGGACTAGTACTCATGTCTACCTTCTCAGTTGCTGTTGTTTTCGCCCAGGATTTAATGCCAAAACGTGCTGGGATGGCTTCTAGCCTTGTTATTGGATTTACGGGTGGTTTATCAGGCATTTGCTTACTAGTGTTGGGAATGCTAGCTGATCGAATTGGTCTTTTTCCTATTTTATGTGTGATTCTTGCAATGCCTGCAATTGGAGCGTTCCTATGTTTCACGTTACCCCATGATCGAATAAGTCACCAAACGCCAAACATGTAA
- a CDS encoding YjjG family noncanonical pyrimidine nucleotidase, producing MKNYQTLLFDVDDTLLDFGAAENLALHFLFKDQNILLTPEIEARYKSINQGLWRDFEEGKIDRDEVINTRFSILLKEYDQEVDGALLEKNYRSYLEEGHQLVTGAFELITSLHSHYDIYIVTNGVSKTQYKRLRDSGLYPLCKDIFVSEDTGFQKPMKEYFDYVFARIPNFSVEKGLLIGDSLSADIKGGQLAGLDTCWFNPELKPNDTDIVPTYQIQKLDELYRMLKINSTIL from the coding sequence TTGAAAAATTATCAAACCTTATTATTTGATGTAGATGATACACTTTTAGATTTTGGTGCAGCAGAAAACTTAGCGTTACACTTCCTTTTCAAGGATCAAAACATTCTCTTAACCCCTGAAATTGAAGCACGTTATAAAAGCATAAACCAAGGTCTATGGAGAGACTTTGAGGAAGGAAAAATAGATCGAGATGAGGTAATAAATACACGCTTTTCCATTCTACTTAAGGAATATGATCAAGAGGTTGATGGAGCCTTATTGGAGAAAAACTATCGTAGCTACCTAGAAGAGGGACATCAGCTGGTTACTGGGGCCTTTGAATTAATAACAAGCCTTCACAGTCATTATGATATATATATTGTTACGAATGGTGTTTCCAAGACTCAGTATAAACGCTTACGTGATTCAGGATTATATCCGTTATGTAAGGATATTTTTGTTTCGGAGGATACTGGGTTTCAGAAGCCAATGAAGGAATATTTTGATTACGTCTTTGCCCGAATTCCTAATTTCTCCGTAGAAAAAGGCTTACTGATCGGAGATTCCCTAAGCGCGGATATAAAAGGCGGACAGCTAGCCGGTCTAGACACCTGTTGGTTCAATCCCGAATTGAAACCTAATGACACTGATATTGTGCCAACCTATCAAATACAAAAGCTTGATGAGCTTTATCGAATGTTAAAAATCAACTCAACAATCCTTTAA
- a CDS encoding serine dehydratase subunit alpha family protein — MRDMSKKIVQLLEKELVVALGCTEPVAIAWAASVAKSYLEAAITSIDVTISANVMKNAMAVGIPGMQQTGIDFVSALGALAGDHERKLEVLKNVVPEAEQQALEFVEAGNVTIQLADTPKKLYIEVTVHTASDYAKVIIEDMHTEIRRIEVSGATVFEKECDYYHEQGGKEKDICETLTLDSIYQFVMEIPLDDLTLVKQSIELNRAICNEGLKNNYGLQVGKILKDNVAKGLLSDDLITHAMSLTAAGSDARMAGIMLPVMSNSGSGNQGISVTMPVVAVADKLGSSDEQMIRAVTFSHLVAIWIKSKFGRLSALCGVTVAGASAAAAITYLLGGNLNQISFAIQNTIGNVTGMLCDGAKAGCAMKVSTCTGAAVQSALLASQGMGVPGTNGIIDEGLEKTIDNFCRLGNEGSGKMDELMLEMMVKKQKK; from the coding sequence ATGAGAGATATGAGCAAAAAGATTGTACAGCTATTAGAAAAAGAATTGGTTGTTGCTCTTGGGTGCACGGAGCCTGTAGCGATTGCTTGGGCAGCCTCTGTCGCCAAAAGTTATCTGGAAGCCGCCATTACCTCTATTGATGTAACAATTAGTGCTAATGTGATGAAAAATGCTATGGCAGTTGGAATACCCGGTATGCAACAAACCGGCATAGATTTTGTGTCTGCATTAGGTGCTTTGGCAGGCGATCATGAGCGAAAGCTGGAAGTATTGAAGAATGTCGTACCTGAAGCTGAACAACAGGCGCTCGAATTCGTTGAAGCTGGTAATGTCACGATCCAATTAGCGGACACTCCCAAAAAACTATACATTGAAGTAACTGTCCACACAGCCTCTGATTACGCCAAAGTGATCATAGAAGATATGCATACAGAGATCAGACGGATTGAAGTGAGTGGAGCCACTGTATTTGAAAAGGAATGCGATTACTATCATGAGCAGGGCGGAAAAGAAAAAGACATATGTGAAACCCTGACACTAGATAGTATCTATCAATTTGTTATGGAAATACCTCTTGATGATCTGACTCTGGTCAAACAAAGTATTGAGCTAAATAGAGCAATTTGCAACGAGGGTCTGAAAAACAACTACGGTTTACAAGTCGGTAAAATCCTCAAGGATAATGTTGCCAAGGGATTATTGTCTGATGACTTAATTACTCATGCCATGTCATTAACTGCCGCAGGTTCAGATGCACGGATGGCAGGAATCATGCTACCGGTTATGTCAAATTCGGGTAGCGGGAATCAGGGAATCTCTGTAACCATGCCGGTGGTAGCTGTTGCAGACAAATTGGGATCATCCGATGAACAGATGATTCGAGCCGTTACCTTTAGTCATTTAGTAGCCATTTGGATTAAATCAAAATTCGGTAGATTATCTGCATTGTGTGGGGTGACTGTTGCGGGAGCTAGCGCGGCTGCGGCGATTACGTATCTACTCGGCGGTAATCTCAATCAAATCTCTTTTGCCATTCAAAATACGATTGGAAATGTAACAGGTATGCTTTGTGATGGGGCAAAAGCAGGCTGTGCTATGAAGGTGTCTACCTGTACAGGAGCAGCCGTACAATCAGCTCTGCTGGCGTCACAGGGGATGGGGGTACCGGGAACAAATGGGATTATTGATGAAGGATTAGAAAAAACCATTGATAACTTCTGCCGACTAGGGAATGAAGGCTCTGGCAAAATGGATGAGCTGATGCTTGAGATGATGGTTAAGAAGCAAAAGAAATAA
- a CDS encoding 3-hydroxyacyl-CoA dehydrogenase NAD-binding domain-containing protein — protein sequence MVKRVAVIGADVMGHGIALAYASAGIQVNLFDPDERMRQKRLTC from the coding sequence ATGGTGAAAAGAGTAGCGGTCATTGGAGCAGACGTAATGGGGCACGGTATCGCTTTGGCATATGCCAGTGCTGGAATACAAGTCAACTTATTTGATCCAGATGAACGTATGCGTCAAAAACGATTAACTTGCTAG
- a CDS encoding helix-turn-helix transcriptional regulator, translated as MQNKTVLQMYVPLVSFIASILGKHSEVVLHDLSQQETSIIAIENGHISGRKIGDAPTNLVLQVLQDKTYLKKEFIANYKAYGKNGKVFRSWSYFIKNPANELIGVLCVNSDVEHFEKAKEWIDSFLHIGEQQQEVDQTGRRDTEHLPEHLHGQAEDVLASMIHQTMMDIPTPPERMTVQEKMEIVKKLYHQGAFQLKGGVHAISKQLKSSEPTIYRYLHKIKEEEKDLF; from the coding sequence ATGCAGAATAAAACAGTATTACAGATGTATGTTCCACTCGTCTCCTTTATCGCCTCCATTCTCGGCAAGCACTCAGAGGTTGTATTACACGACTTATCACAGCAGGAAACCTCTATTATCGCGATTGAGAATGGACATATTAGTGGGAGAAAAATAGGGGATGCACCGACGAATCTGGTCTTACAGGTGCTACAGGATAAGACCTATTTAAAAAAGGAATTTATTGCAAACTATAAGGCATACGGTAAAAATGGGAAGGTTTTTCGTTCATGGAGCTATTTCATTAAAAATCCAGCAAATGAACTAATCGGTGTGCTTTGTGTCAATTCGGATGTGGAACATTTTGAAAAAGCAAAAGAGTGGATCGATAGCTTTTTACACATCGGGGAGCAACAGCAGGAGGTAGATCAAACAGGACGTAGAGATACAGAACACCTGCCGGAGCACCTGCATGGTCAGGCGGAGGATGTACTTGCTAGCATGATCCATCAAACGATGATGGATATACCAACTCCACCGGAACGGATGACGGTGCAAGAGAAAATGGAGATTGTGAAAAAATTGTACCATCAGGGTGCTTTTCAGTTAAAAGGCGGGGTACATGCGATCTCTAAGCAATTAAAATCCTCAGAACCTACTATTTATCGGTATTTACACAAAATCAAAGAAGAAGAGAAGGACTTATTTTAA
- a CDS encoding DNA-3-methyladenine glycosylase I: MNRCGWVNQDPLYIDYHDKEWGVPVYDDRLLFEYINLEGSQAGLSWYTILKKRENYRLAFDQFEPSKIIAYDDKKIAELMNNEGIVRNKLKIQAVITNAKAYFAIVDEFGSFSTYIWSFVDGNPIQNHPSSLQDVPVTTEISDRLSKDLKKRGFKFVGSTICYAFMQAVGMVNDHVQDCHCYQKQVAEKK, from the coding sequence ATGAATAGATGTGGTTGGGTAAATCAAGACCCCTTGTACATCGATTATCATGACAAGGAATGGGGCGTACCAGTCTACGATGATCGGTTACTCTTTGAATATATAAATTTGGAAGGGTCTCAAGCAGGACTTAGTTGGTACACCATCTTAAAAAAAAGAGAGAACTATCGTCTAGCTTTCGATCAATTCGAGCCATCCAAAATTATTGCCTACGATGACAAGAAAATAGCAGAGCTGATGAATAATGAAGGAATTGTGAGAAACAAGCTTAAAATACAAGCCGTTATTACCAACGCGAAGGCGTATTTTGCTATTGTAGATGAATTTGGATCGTTTAGCACATACATATGGTCATTTGTAGATGGAAATCCTATCCAAAATCATCCGTCTAGTTTACAAGACGTTCCGGTAACCACAGAAATTAGTGATAGGTTAAGCAAAGATTTGAAGAAGCGTGGTTTCAAGTTTGTTGGTTCTACGATTTGTTATGCCTTTATGCAGGCTGTTGGAATGGTAAATGATCATGTTCAAGACTGCCATTGCTATCAAAAGCAAGTAGCAGAGAAGAAATAA
- a CDS encoding RidA family protein: protein MNRQVIHTEKAPQAIGPYSQAIVVNGMAYTSGQLGFKPGTADLFETVEEQTHQAMKNLQAILEEAGTSLKNVVKTTVFVQDLNDFAKVNEAYHTYFQQAAPARSCVQVAALPKGALVEIEAIAVVE from the coding sequence ATGAACAGACAGGTTATTCATACCGAAAAAGCACCTCAAGCTATTGGACCATACTCACAAGCTATTGTAGTAAATGGCATGGCTTATACTTCAGGTCAATTAGGGTTTAAGCCAGGTACCGCAGACCTATTTGAAACAGTAGAAGAACAGACTCATCAAGCGATGAAGAATTTGCAGGCTATCTTAGAAGAAGCGGGTACAAGCTTGAAGAATGTAGTGAAAACGACTGTATTTGTTCAGGATTTGAACGACTTTGCCAAAGTAAATGAAGCCTATCATACATATTTTCAACAAGCTGCTCCTGCACGTAGTTGCGTACAAGTTGCTGCCTTGCCTAAAGGTGCGCTAGTAGAGATTGAAGCGATTGCAGTCGTTGAGTAA